The Haloterrigena turkmenica DSM 5511 genome includes the window TCGCCGTCGGTCGCCGCGACCAGCGCGGGACCGTCCCACGGCTCGACGAGCGAGGCGTGGAAGTCGTACCAGTCTTTCCGATCCTCGTCCATCGCGTCGTCGCCGCGCCACGCCTCGGGGACGAGCATCCGCAGGGCGTGTGCGAGATCGCGGCCGTCCTGCATCAGCAGTTCGAGGGCGTTGTCGACGCTCGCGGTGTCGGACTGATCCGGGTCGTCGATGATCGGCTTGACCGCCTCGAGATCGGAGAGTACGTCGCTCTCGATGTCGGTCTCGCGGGCCCGCATCCAGTTGATGTTGCCCTGAATGGTGTTGAACTCGCCGTTGTGGATGATGTTCCGGTAGGGGTGAGCGAGGTGCCAGGCGCCGAGCGTGTTCGTCGAGAACCGCTCGTGGACCATCACGAACGTCGACTCCATGCGCTCGTCGGTCAGGTCGGGATAGTAAGAGGGGACCTGGACGCCTTTCAGCAGCCCCTTGTAGACGATCGTCTTCGCGTCGAGCGAGACGACGTAGAAGCGCTCCTTGTTCTCGATATCCGCGTCCTCGACGGCGTTCTCGAGGGCTCGTCGACCGACGTAGAGGCGTCGATCGAACGTCTCCTGATCGATGTCGTCCTCGGGAGCGACGACGACCTGCCGGACGTCCGGTTCGGAGTCGACGGCGGTCTTCCCGAGATCCGCGTTATCGGTCGGGACGTCCCGCCACTCGAGAACCTCCAGATCGTAGGTCGAAAGCGACTCCTCGACGAGCGAGACGAGCGCCGAGCGTGCCGCGTCGTCCTGTGGGAGAAAGAGCGAGCCGACGGCATAGAGCTCGGGGAGATCGGTCTCGAGAACGTCCTCGAAGAAGGCGTCAGGTCGCTGCAGCATGATACCCGCCCCGTCGCCGGTGTTCTTCTCCGCGCCGGTGGTTCCGCGATGCTCGAGATTTCGGAGTAGTTCCAATCCGTCGGCGACGACATCGTGTCCCCCATCCCCATCGAGGTCCATGACGACGCCGACGCCGCAGTTCGACCGTTCGTCCGCGGGGTCTACGAGCCCCCGCGAACGCTCGGCGGATGACGCTATCTGTGACTGTGACATACACCCTCATTACGAGAACTGGTATAAGAGACTGTCCCATTATGGCTAAGTGTATTATAAACACATATAATCGGATATAAGGCCTATAGGCATTCTATACAAGTATCATAATTGATCAGCGTAATCCGTCGCTAGGGACGTGTACCGGCCGTTCACCGCCGAAGCTGGTAAGCGAAACCCGTCTCTGAAAGTGGGTACTGTCTTTGAAAACCGACGTTCTCGAGCGGGAAGGAATCGCTGCCCGGGCAGGGCAGCAGTGTCAGAGGCACGTAGTGCTCACCCACCAGAGTGAACACCACATCCGTTCGTACTCTCTCTTCCCGTAAGGAAGATTCGGTTAAAGAGTTAGGCTCTGGTGGTTACACCGAATTCACTATTCGTGGACAGTCTCGCCACCGACTCCACGTGAGCCGACTGCGGACGAGAAACGAGTTACGCCTCGAGTCGACGTGAGTACGCTGCCCGAGTAGAACGGAAATACCCGACTGAAGTCGACGGCGAACCGACGGCGATCAGTACGACTTCGCGAAGTAGGCGATCTCGTCGGCGGGATCGCCGCAGACGCCGCACTCGTCGTGCTCGGGTTCGGGCACCTCGCCGCTCGACTGTCCGCCCACGTCCTCGAGCGGTTGCATGACGATCTCGGCGGCGATCTTCTCCTTGATGGCCTCCTCACAGGCCTCGTCGCCGCACCACGGCGTTTTCACGTAGCCGCCGTGTTTACCGATCGTGCCGAGGATGTCTTCGGGGCTGTGGGCCTCGCGGATGTTCTCTTCTAAGTTCTCCTCGGCCGTCTCGTAGAGCTTGTCGTAGATCTCGTCGAGGTGTTCGTCGACGCTCTCGACGATTTCGTCGCGGTCCTCGACGGACTCCTCGTTGTCCGGCCGGTGGACCATCGTGACCTCCTCGTCTTCGACCTCGTAGGGGCCGATCTCCAGTCGCAGCGGCACGCCGTTGAGCTCGTGCTCGTTGAACTTGAAGCCGGGATTGCGCTCGTCGCGGTCGTCGAGTTCGACGCGGAAGCCGGCGTCCTCGAGTTCGTCGGCGATGTTCTCGGAGTACTCGAGAACGTCCTCCTTGGTGTCTTCCTGCCAGATGGGGACGATGACGACCTGCGTGGGAGCGATCGTCGGCGGGAGAACAAGCCCCTGATCGTCGGAGTGGGTCATGATGAGCGCGCCGAGCGCTCGCCAGGAGAGCCCCCACGAGGTGGTGTAGGCGGTCCGTTCCTCCTCATCCTCGTCGACGAAGGTGATGTCGAACGCCTCCGCGAAGCTCTGGCCGAGGTTGTGGCTGGTCGCGCCCTGCACGGACTTGCCGTCGGGCATCAGCGCCTCGACGGTCGTCGTCGTGTCCGCGCCGGGGAACTTGTCGTGCTCGGGCTTCTTTCCGCGAAGCACCGGAATCGCGAGCACGTCCTCGTAGAGTTCTTCGTACTGTCCGAGTCGGGTCCAGACCTCGTCCCACGCGCCCTCGTCGCTCGCGTGTGCGGTGTGGCCCTCCTGCCACATGAACTCCTTCGTCCGGAAGAACGGCTTCGTCTCGGTGGCCTCCCACCGGACGACGGAACACCACTGGTTAATCCGCAGCGGCAGGTCGCGGTGGCTGCGCGTCCAGTCGGCCATGAAGGGCGCGATGATCGATTCGCTGGTCGGCCGGACCGCCAGCCGCTCCTCGAGTTCCTCGTGGCCGCCCTGAGTGACCCAGGCGACCTCGGGGTCGAACCCCTCGACGATGTCCTTCTCGCGCTCGAGGAAGCTCTCCGGGATGAACATCGGGAAGTAGACGTTGTCGACGCCGGTCTCCTTGAACCAGCCGTCGAGCGCGTCCTGAATACCCTCCCACAGCGCGTAGCCGCGGGGCTTCGTGACGATGAAGCCGCCCATCGGGGCGTAGTCCGCGAGGTTGGCCTTCTGGACGACTTCGGCGTACCACTCGCCGGGTTTGTGCGATTTCGACTCGGTGATTCCGAGTTCCTGGCTCTCGTCGCTCATTGGTATGTCATCCAGTCAGCGCGGTCTTAAACCATGCGAAGGCCGGACGCTCGGTGGCGAGCATCTACGTCGTGCCCGCCGTCGCACCCCGACGGACGGCGTTCACCGCTGCGCCCAGCAGTATCACGATGCTCCCGAAGTACAACCAGGTGACGAACAGCAGGACGGCGCCGATCACGCCGTAGGCCGCGTACTTGCCGGCGTTGGCCGCGTAGATCCGAAATCCGATCTGCAGCAGGACCCAGCCGATCGCGGCGACGATCGTTCCCGGGAGCACCGACCGCACGGAGACGTCCATCGGCGGCAGCACGTAGTATATCGGTAGGAACGCGATCGCCAGGACGACGATCAACACGAGCGACCCGAGCACGTTGGCGAACGGAATCTGTAGGTTCAGTATCGAGAGCGCAGCGCCGACGGCGACGACGAGCGCGACGGAGAGGGCGATTCCGACGATGACGACGATACCGTCCCAGACCTGTCCCAGGAGCGAGACGTCGACCTCGTCCGCGTAGATCTCGTCGAACGCCTGATCGAGGCCGCGAAAGAGTTTCAGCGCGCTCCACACTACCCCGAAGAATCCGACCACGGACGCGGCCGCCCGACCGGACGGGTTGGTGAGCGCCTGTGACACCATCTGCTGCCCCGAGGACGAGAGTTGCTGGCTGAGCATGCTGGCCACGCGATCGGCCAGCGCCTGTCCCCCGACGAACGACGCGATCGTCACGGCGAGCAGCAGCAACGGTATCGTCGAGACGAACGCGTAGTAGGCGATCCCTGCCGCCAGAAACGTGAGGTTCCGGTCTCTCGCGAGCGCGACGACGGAGCCGACGGTCGACATAGCCGTTGTACGACGGCTACCCAGTTGAACCCGCTCGTGGCAGTCGCAACCGTCTTGGTTCGTTTCCCTCTCGATGACGGTGAACGCTCTCTCGGTTTCATCCGGTTCTGACAGCGTTATGTGTTCGACACCGGTACACGCATTCGATAATGAAAGCGATCGAAGTCACCGAGTACGGCGACAGCGACGCGCTCGAGGTCGTCGACGCGGACCTGCCGGAACCGAACGCGGGCGAGGTCCGCATCGAGGTCGAGGCCGCGGGGATCAACTTCGCGGACATCATGCAGCGCCGCGGAGTCTATCCGGACGGTCCCGACGCGCCCTACGCCCCCGGCATGGAGGCCGCGGGCACGGTCGATGCGGTCGGCGAGGGCGTCGAGGACGTCTCCGAGGGCGACCGCGTCGTCGCGATGCTGGACACCGGCGGCTACGCGGAGTACGTCACCGCAAACGCCGCGATGCTCTTCCCGATTCCGGAGGGGACGAGCTTCGACGAGGCCGCCGGCTTCCCCGTCCAGTTCCTCACCGCCCACTCCTGTCTGTTCGAGTGGGGCGGGCTGGCTGAGGGCGAATCAGTGCTAATCCAGGCCGCCGCGGGCGGCGTCGGCACGGCCGCCGTCCAACTGGCCTCGAACGCCGGCGCTGAGGTGTTCGGCACCGCCAGCACGCAGGAGAAACTCGACCTCGTGGCCGACCTCGGCTGCGATCACCCGATCAACTACACCGAGACGGACTTCCGCGAGGTCGTGGACAACGAAACGGACGGTGAAGGCGTCGACCTCGTCCTCGAGAGCGTCGGCGACGACGTCTTCGAGCGCAGCCTCGACGCGATGGCCCACTTCGGTCGGATGGTCACCTTCGGCGTCGCCAGCGGCGTCCCCGCCGAGGTCGAGAACCGACGGCTGCTCTTCGAGAACAAGACCGTCAAGGGATATCACCTCGGGCAGGCCTTCGCCCACGACCCGGATCGCGTGCTGCAGGCCGTACCGGATCTCACCGAGGGACTGACGAGCGGCGATCTCGAGGTGATCCTCGGCGAGTCGTTCGCGCTCGAGGACGCCGCCGAAGCCCATCAGTACATCGAGGACCGCAAGAGTTCCGGGAAAGTCGTACTGAAGCCGTAAGCGTCGACCGGATCGAAATAGAGAGCTGACTACTCGGAGTCGTCCGAGTCCCCTCCGTCGTCGGTTTCGTCGTCCGTGTCGCCCCCATCGTCAGTATCGGACGTCTCGTCGGTAGTTTCGTCGTCCGTCTCCTCGTCGTCTGTTGTTCCGTCATCCGTCTCTTCGTCAGCGGTGTCGCCGTCCGAGGTCCCGTCATCGCCGTCTCCATCATCGGTGTCGTCGTCATCTCCGTCGTCAGAGCCGTCGCCGTCTCCATCGTCAGAGTCGTCGCTCGTCCCGCCGTCGTCTCCGTCGTCACTCTCCGCGTCGCCTCCCGGATCGCTCTCGCTCTCATCTCCGCCCTCCTCGTCGTCCGTCTCTCCGCCATCGCCCTCGTCCCCGTCGTCCTCGCTGCTATCGCCGTCTCCTCCCTCGTCATCGTCTCTTTCGTCGTCAGAGTCGCCCTCGTCCGTGCCGTCCGCAGCGTCTTCCTCATCCGCCCCGTCGTCCTCGTCTCCACCGCTATCACTCTCGTCGGTATCGCCGTCTCCCCCGTCGTCTTCGGAATCGGCTTCGTCGCTTCCGTCCTCGTTCTCGTCGGCACCGTCGTCCGGGTCTTCCTCGACCGTGTCGCCGCCGGTATCGTCGGGCAGACCCGAATTGCTCTCTCGGAAAATCCCGTCCTCGGTGCTCTCTTCGCTGTCGTTGTGGGTCTCACCGAGACAGCCCGCGAGCGCACCCACGGTTCCGACAACCGCTGCGACGAACGTCCGCCGAGGGGTCGTATCGGTCATGCTCTCGAGGCGACCGTCCACGAGCGGATAGAAGAGTAATTAGGCGGTACTCAAGTCGGGGTCCGTACCGTCTGTAGTGGTTACAACCCACCTACAGAGAATTACAGGTTTTCGAGAGAGACCGGTTCGTTATCATCTCGAGGGTGAACCCGGTCGGAGCGACGATCGACCGGCCACGGCCGTCGAGTCACGGATTTCGGCTATCGGAATCCTCGAGGTCGACGTCCCACTCGAGGTCGTGAGCGACGAAGTCGGCTTCGTCGAGCGGTTTCCCGCCCTCGAAGCGGAACTCGCCGGCGACCGTCCGCCCCTCGAGGACGCCCGGCAGCCAGAGGTGGTCGTCGTCCCACATCCGGTCGTAGGGCACTTCGTCGACGGGGATCCACTCCGGTCGGGCCTCCTCGCTGGCGGTCGGCTCGCCGGCGAACGACCGCGTTCGATAGACGTGACAGAACGTGTATTCCTCGCCGTCGAGGACGAACTCGAGTTCGCCCGCCTTCTCGAGGGCCGCAGGGTCGACCTCGAGTCCGACCTCCTCGCGGGTCTCGCGGACCGCACACTCGCGGGGCGTCTCGTCGGCCTCGAGTTTGCCGCCGGGACCGTTGTACCAGCCCGCGCCGAGTCCTCGTCGCTTCTCGATCAGGAGCACCTCGTCGGTCTCGGTCGTTTCGCCGTCGCCCGCCGCACCGTCAACCTCGCGGCTCCGCAGCGGAAAACACAGCGTCGTCTCGGTCATACGCCATCGTTCGGCCCGCTCGAGATAAAGCGCCCGCACTCGTGCGAACCGGTCGGCCGTCCGACGCACCACCCGCTGAAGGACCGTACAGTGATGTTCTATTCTAACCGTTGTCATTTTCCCGGGAATCCTCGCCGCCTTCGACAGCCGTTAGGGAGTCTCCACCCGAACATCGGTATGGAATATCTGGTGTGGGTTCTCGTCGCTCTCCTGGCGTACTCCGCGGTCGCGCCGCTGACGAGTTACGTCACGGAGGACGTCCCGCCGGCGCCGGGGCTGTTTCTCGCGACGCTCGTCTTCCTCGCGATCGCGACCGTTGTGATGGTCGCCACGGGCACCGCCGACCCGTCCCTCGCGACGTCGGCCGGCGCGGGCTACGTCTACGCCGGCGGCGTCTTCCTGACGGTCGGCATCCTGGCGTACACGGCCGCGCTCGAGGTCGGCCCGGTGAGCGTCGTCGTTCCGATCTACGGACTCTTCATCGTCGGCAGTTCGGTCATCGGCATCCTGTTCCTCGACGAGACGCTGACGCTGACTCGAGCGGCCGGCATCGGCTTCGCAGTC containing:
- the proS gene encoding proline--tRNA ligase, with protein sequence MSDESQELGITESKSHKPGEWYAEVVQKANLADYAPMGGFIVTKPRGYALWEGIQDALDGWFKETGVDNVYFPMFIPESFLEREKDIVEGFDPEVAWVTQGGHEELEERLAVRPTSESIIAPFMADWTRSHRDLPLRINQWCSVVRWEATETKPFFRTKEFMWQEGHTAHASDEGAWDEVWTRLGQYEELYEDVLAIPVLRGKKPEHDKFPGADTTTTVEALMPDGKSVQGATSHNLGQSFAEAFDITFVDEDEEERTAYTTSWGLSWRALGALIMTHSDDQGLVLPPTIAPTQVVIVPIWQEDTKEDVLEYSENIADELEDAGFRVELDDRDERNPGFKFNEHELNGVPLRLEIGPYEVEDEEVTMVHRPDNEESVEDRDEIVESVDEHLDEIYDKLYETAEENLEENIREAHSPEDILGTIGKHGGYVKTPWCGDEACEEAIKEKIAAEIVMQPLEDVGGQSSGEVPEPEHDECGVCGDPADEIAYFAKSY
- a CDS encoding YihY/virulence factor BrkB family protein is translated as MSTVGSVVALARDRNLTFLAAGIAYYAFVSTIPLLLLAVTIASFVGGQALADRVASMLSQQLSSSGQQMVSQALTNPSGRAAASVVGFFGVVWSALKLFRGLDQAFDEIYADEVDVSLLGQVWDGIVVIVGIALSVALVVAVGAALSILNLQIPFANVLGSLVLIVVLAIAFLPIYYVLPPMDVSVRSVLPGTIVAAIGWVLLQIGFRIYAANAGKYAAYGVIGAVLLFVTWLYFGSIVILLGAAVNAVRRGATAGTT
- a CDS encoding quinone oxidoreductase family protein, whose protein sequence is MKAIEVTEYGDSDALEVVDADLPEPNAGEVRIEVEAAGINFADIMQRRGVYPDGPDAPYAPGMEAAGTVDAVGEGVEDVSEGDRVVAMLDTGGYAEYVTANAAMLFPIPEGTSFDEAAGFPVQFLTAHSCLFEWGGLAEGESVLIQAAAGGVGTAAVQLASNAGAEVFGTASTQEKLDLVADLGCDHPINYTETDFREVVDNETDGEGVDLVLESVGDDVFERSLDAMAHFGRMVTFGVASGVPAEVENRRLLFENKTVKGYHLGQAFAHDPDRVLQAVPDLTEGLTSGDLEVILGESFALEDAAEAHQYIEDRKSSGKVVLKP
- a CDS encoding 8-oxo-dGTP diphosphatase — protein: MTETTLCFPLRSREVDGAAGDGETTETDEVLLIEKRRGLGAGWYNGPGGKLEADETPRECAVRETREEVGLEVDPAALEKAGELEFVLDGEEYTFCHVYRTRSFAGEPTASEEARPEWIPVDEVPYDRMWDDDHLWLPGVLEGRTVAGEFRFEGGKPLDEADFVAHDLEWDVDLEDSDSRNP
- a CDS encoding EamA family transporter, which codes for MEYLVWVLVALLAYSAVAPLTSYVTEDVPPAPGLFLATLVFLAIATVVMVATGTADPSLATSAGAGYVYAGGVFLTVGILAYTAALEVGPVSVVVPIYGLFIVGSSVIGILFLDETLTLTRAAGIGFAVLAIVCSAGGEQ